The segment ttacaAACCTCTAAAATAGTACGATATCGTCCACTTCGAGCATAAAACTCTCGTAAccttgcttttggtttctccaaaaggcttcacttcaatgaagatactattccttacttataatcCACGACTTCTCCTTAGctaaccaatgtaggactTCTCTActaacaatcctcaacagtaATGGTATGTGTTTGAGCATTgttcaactaattaaaatacttttgatATTGGAATCTCTgcacgatttttaaaaaatggttaaattacaaatttagtctctaaacttttaaattttcaaatttagtccTTGGAATTTCATTAGAGAtcaagtttaaatattataaagttcgccgtatttttttaaagaaaatattaataatttttactagatatttaaaaagaaaaaaaaattaaaagtttaaaaatattattaaaatttatagttttgtataaaataaaatatatgaatatttaaaaactttaatggaaaaaaaacagagagaattTGATGAAGGGAAGCGTTGCAGAGAGTGTTTGAATAATAGAATTGTTGTGTTTATGGGAAGCAATAACTTTACCTTCTCTTCAagtcttcctttcttcttcatcaacatTTTCTCTCAAACCTCAAAATCCCAATTCCACAGCTCTCCACCAATCCTCATCAATGGCGTCTTCAGCTTCTAGCCCCTTCACGAAGCTCCATTTCCCCCATTCTCCACTTCCACAACCACCAGCCAACTCCTGCGCACAGTTTCTCTGTAAATCCATCTTCTTCTGCttttttctcctcctcctccctctCTTCCCTTCCGAAGCTCCACATTTCGTCGATCACACTTTGTTCACCAAATTCTGGGAGCTTTTTCACCTCATGTTCGTCGGCATTGCTGTTTCCTATGGTCTCTTCAGCACAAGGAACAACCAGATGAATGTAGACGAACCTCGCTACTCCAGTTTTGAGAATCCGCAGTCTTATTTGTCTAAGATGCTTTACGTCGCTTCAATTTTTGATGATGTTGACGATTTTGGTGTTTCTGATGAAAGGAAAGTGAGTGAAGTTCTGTACATTCAGCCGAAACTTGGATCTGCGAGTGATTTCAATGCGCAATCTCGCCACCAGGAAAAACTCCGTTACTCAATACCGAAAAAAAGGTACGAAAACTCTTATGAATTTGCTGATACTGATAATGTCGCTCATGCTTGTAAATCGAGATATACTCGTGGTGGATCTGTGGTGGTTGTGCCTGAAACAAACCGTAGTTCATCAGGAGGCATTGTAAATTATAAACCTCTAGGTTTGCCTGTTAGGAGTCTGAGATCGAGTCTTACTGAATCCGACGATGTCGAATTCGATTGTGGTGATGAATCTTGTTTGAGTTCTAAAAGTTCACCCAGAAGCTCTGAGAATAATTGTGAAGGAAACAGTGAATTTGGTGATGATTGTTGTGTGAATTTGGAGGAGAAGTTTGATGAGACTGCAATTGCATCAATGTCCTCATTTCAATTGCGTGAGAAATTTGGAAAGAAGGtgattagagagagaggattTGGGAATGCTGTTCTTCGCCCTTCCCATTTTAGACCTCCCTCCATTGATGAAACTCAATTTGAATCACTGAAAAAATCAGGATCTCTTCATTCTAATCTATCTCAGTCATCACAAACTAGTTCCCTCTCTTCTTCGTTGTCATCGACGACGAGACAGCACCGTAAAATGTCGTCACTCAGTAACATTTCCTATAAGTCGTTGCATTCTCGACAATACAGTATGAGTTCTGTGTCTGAAAACAGTAGAGGGAGCTCTGAAGACCCTCTGATTGAACAAGAAAACTCATCCGAGTGCAATGAATCCGTGGTGAGTTCGCCACGTTCGGACAGGAATTTCGCAAGTATTCCGAAAGCTTTATCCCAAGGAAAATCGGTTCGAAGAATTCGAGCAAATGCAGCTGCCATGGAGGATATGAAAGCTCAAGAGATGCACAGAAAGCAAGTTAAACAAGATGACATTATAGGGAATAAGTTTGAAGAAGGTGGAATGTCACCACCATATATGAGAGAAGATGGAACGGGACACGGATGGCCTGATGTTGTTAACCCGAATGCTAGTAATATGAATCGTTTTCCGAAGACGACGTTCTTGGGGATTAAGGAGCAGAAGGAAGAGACAGAGAGTGTGGTGGCAGATGATAGTAAAGATGACTCTGAGGGGGAGGATGAAAGTTTGTTTGCAAGTTCAGATGAAGAAGCTGGTTCAAGTATGGCCGGAGATTCGGAGTCGGGGGCTTTCGAGGTCGACAAGAAGGCGGGCGAGTTCATAGCCAAGTTCAGGGAGCAAATACAGCTTCAGAGGATGGCTTCAGTTGAAAAAAGattgagaggaggaggaggaggaggagggtgGGGGTCATTCAGCAGCACAAGCAGCAGCTATTTCAGTTGATTGGCTGAGCCTTCATTCTTCTAAGccatttatatttgtaatttggtGTCTAAgatataatcattttttaatttcattttttaatatcttcaaAGTTTCAATCCCTCTGTTAAAtcaacaattttcaattttagaacAAGGGATGAATGATAAAAATAACACTAATCTTCGCTCCAACGataagtttttgttttaacaagaaagtaattaacaccccCTCCtatgaaatttggatcaaccaagagataaggctagaattaggaatcttattctaaattgagtcactccaccaTTTAACTTGATCAATGGGTAATTAAAGGGCTCCGATGCAATTCtacttgaaacttagaaatttgaatcaatcaagagataaggctagaattaggaatcttattctaaattgagtAACTTCACcatctaacttgatcaagggGTAATCAAAGGGCTCAGATGCAATTCTACCCCAAGAATTGCttaaaacttagaaatggcaaaattGATGTTCagatttctaaagaaaatgTCTCAATTcgagatctcaatttcattcattcaccaatatgatttttacataacatattgtggatAGTTATAGTCTTctgacaaaagacgtttgtgacCGGGATTCAATCCTGATCCCCTTTTAATCTCTAAGAAAGACGAAGTCAATTTTGGCCATTTGACCATTGCaaaatgaaaacgaaaaaaaacaataaaatcttcTGACATACTAGGTTGAGTGGCTAAAGAGACAAAATGAAATCTATTGGGTTTTACTCGTGTAGGTTCAAagacattttaaagttttccaacttcaaccgtgcaaatattcaattatcCTTCGTCAATCGTATCAGCTTCTAATTCtagaaatgatggttgaaccgagccgatccaattttgtagataaaaaatgaatgtttgttgaatcttcttcaccttggatcgtgtaataggtccagttggaacatttggaacaccgtgattcttattaATGAAACCTTccaacattaaaataataataataataataataaataaataaccgcTGCCTTATATGTCAGGCTATCAGGCTAGACATGAATTGGTCGTaggtttttgtattttaaaaaatataataaaattgaataagtatgtgataaggaatcaatccAAGAGAAACCTCTAATACCAAATAGCAAGGAATCACTACATAtcttgttgattgaatatctaAGTcaaaaacacttgtttgatatttgaatcactccataaGTAAGATCAATCTTGTttagtttgaatgattctaaacatacAATCTAAACTACGTAGAATTGCaaaaaaacttagtcattgactaaataaaaaggtaaaaacacTTAGTCATTCAGATTACcgtgttgatcaaatatctcatgTCAAGAATATTTGATTGAGATCACTtgacaagcaagattgatcatgtcaagcgTCAATAATTCTAAACATCCAATCTAAGTTATATAGAAGTACATGGAAACTTAGTTATTGGTTaaaggaaagcacaaatgctctttAGTATCcaagaataaatgaaacttgattcttctttaaCGCATCTTGAATGGTAACATtttgtgataatttgaacaacattttttttacatctttcttgaaatttatatCGCATGATTGATATCTTGGTTTATATCAGTATGCGTTGAATCTTAAGATATTTTTGTGGTATAATATAATGTGAGAAGACGTTTGAACTTTTGACTACAAAGGAATAAAGTAGGTCCTAACAATGAAACCAAGGTCGTATTTGAAAACTTCTAGGATAGAGTGttatatattatcatatttaaCCTATAGTAACCcgtaaaataatattaagcCTTTAAAATGGTCGTGTTTGGTACTGATCTTAAGAGGGTTAAAAtaactttgagcataagttagatcattaaaaaatcaactttTATAGTGACGTCAGTGATCACATACAACAAATGGTGGTAACCTCAATGAGAAGcgggttttgattttttccttttcctgtTTCTTACTTAATCGAGGGCGTATGAGAGGGAGGAGCCTAAATAACGTTCCCTCATTGAGCATCTTGAATCAATGATCAAGTTATTCTCATGATCGGTGTGCTCTCTCATCATTGCCAAGAATACTAGCTCGTCTTCTTCAATGGCACATAGTACTTTTGCATCCCACTCATCctctatctcattctttgaAGACTGCTACATTGCTTTCGATAGACTTTTTCTTATACTTGTGGTGCTTCTTTCTACAATAATAGCAAATACCTTCAAATCTATTTCCTTGACAATTCTTGTTGtcgactttttcttttgtcagtattttcaacttttgtcAGTATTTTGTcagtattttcttttgtaaagcgcttcttcttccttcttcaacGTGATGTCTCTCATTTGCTTAGTGATAACTTCTTGGTTGGCTAGCAAATCCTCAAACTTACAGGTGATGGTTGAGCATACTACTCTAGCAATAATGAAATTTCTGTATTATGGTTGCAATCTGTGAATGAtaatcctcttcattcgagCTTCTCCGATAATGGATAATGGATCTGGTTTAGTAATCTCTCTTTAGATCGATTTGAATTTGAGAAGTATTGAGCAATTGTCATGTCGTGTTGTGAGATTGATAACAACtcattctctagaaattgTAGTCTCatatcgttcttctttgagaaaaGCGCCACAAACATGTCTCATGCTTCTTTCGGCATCATATCATCTTGAATGTGCTCCaacatctcttcttcaacTGTAGTCTTatctgctttgattctccatttgcatAAGACACTATTAGCATCCTCCTTTGGAGAAGTAAATTTGCTTCAGCCAACAACCTCCTAAAGGTTTTGTCTTTATAgataggacatcatgcatgttgcctACATGTTATAATTGTTACTACtgagtttcttgatttcttcgtTGACTGGAGATCACCCATCATATTGGCAGTACCTCCATAATACGAAACAAGCTAGTTTTTGACACAAAACTTGTAGAGTCAGACTACCCATGACATGAAGAAACTCGCTCACTAATAATCTCAGGAAAGATTAGCCAGAACTACAACcataaagtaaaataagagTTTCAAGAGATCAGACAACCTACTACAACTGTGCTCTGATATcaaattgttgaacacaactcttttgtgggaaacactcgcactttTTATCAAAACCAATCAAGAACATATTACGAGACATTATGTAGAAACTACTACACTTAGCTTCActtgagataaaaaaaaaaaaaactggacTAGTATTTATAGTAGAGGCTAAACAATATAGACCACACATTACTAGTGATGATCTTCTAACAACGTGTAGGGTAGTTATGCCCATAGCCGTTCAATTAACTTGACACAAGCAATTAATTGCCTTTCGGTAAAAAAACCTTTCCGTCAAGGTTAGATGTGCATACACAAAgagttaaatattataaatcaagggaccaatttttcttttcaaagatGGTGACTCACTAATGACCTACTTTGGATTAAGATCGTCTAGCTCGGCCCTAACTGATACATAGACTCTGGCCATTCAACAATAAGTTCTAAAAAACCATAGCAAATCAACATATAGCCAAAATCAAAACCTAGATTCTAGTAACATTGGTTGCTAATTTAAGCCCATCAGAAAATCATTTTACACCTTACTATTCAATTTATGCACAAAGATAGGTCTCAATCTACATATCAATCAAAGGCTTACCTATCTAACCCTAACCAATCCACATATCCCTTAGATTGATCGCAAGCAAATTCTTACTCCATTCCAAATCTCCGCTTAACTAGAAGTTACTTGTCAAACTCTAACCAAAACATCTTAAATCAGTTTAATCTATGAAAGTCGAGATAAAAGGTATTGAGGTGTATTGACCttgaaaattgaattgaaacaagaaaaaatgacaaaacaaACCAATTCAACTAAACTAGATCGAAACAGATCTAACTGAATCGAATCGTCCGGTCTAACAAAACTAGAACACCGAGTCAATTCTACTTAACGGAAAACTCCACCATATTGCAACCCAAATATGTTTCCAAGTTCTCCAGTATTGCAGACAGATCCTCCCTCATACGACTCCCAAACGACAATAACATTAATAGTTGAAACCAACGACCTATAATGACAATCACATCGAGAGGCTCCTCGTAAAATTGGTGTTGCAATGAGGATCGAAGagttgagaaaaataaaagaggtcAAGTCCTAACTCTATTCGTGTACCAAAACGAACGAAAAACGGAAAGGATTATTTACCGTCAACAATCTATAACAGTGCATTCAAGAATAACTAACGAAAGTGAACAaatgataaacaaaaaaatgaagaaacaaaatcgGGGGCAACAACAAAGAGGATTGCAGCACGTGAGAAAAAGATAATTTGGAGTTGCGTGCTCATTTGAGAGACCAACCTCATGAAATTATTAGTTAATaatctattaattaaaattaatttatttataatttttttaataattataaataactgttcaattaaatttgttaatttgttAAACCAATTTATTTacagaaattttaataattacaattaaCTATTCAACTAAAATTGCACTACTGAATTCTATTTATTATCATAAAatctatataataattttattaaagaaataagaagATAAGAATCAAATACAACAAACCTTTTGTTCTAATACATTTATCATTTCTAGACATCTTATTCGCGTACCACTCGTATTCATGGTCATCTATATTACTTTATGCCAAACCGTCCTAATAGGAGCTCTCAAATGATTCATTTAACTGCAACGCTACGCTACTTCGAGTATTACACTATGTACAAGGGGGTTAGACAACAAGACAAATATCAATGTACGATAAGATAAGACATAGGACcacaacattaaaaaaaaatcgagcTTCCTAACCTGGAACCGGAAAATAAATCTCAGAACCTTCCAAACTCGGGGTGGCATGATACTGCCCATAAAATGCATAAAAGATGACTGTAATGACACTGAGCACCACAAATCTAACCCAGGCTTCTTGGTGTAACTGAAAGAACAGAAGGGTTGAAAAGCTGATGAACTGAACTACAATCAATAACTTAAGAAACTAAAGGATGATTTAAACGATAAAGCATGGTCGGGGGGATGGGCTTGTATTGTACCTGAGCAGATAGGAACATGTTGAAGAATATGCAAAGGGCCGGCACAAAGGGAACTCCCGGGCAAGGAAATCCTAGCACATCTCCATAGATCTGAGAAGAAGGATGTTGAACAAGAGTTAAGAACAGAGAAAACCAAACCAGATTGTTTCTACAAATTCTCAAACGAAACCATAGATCCTGGCACACTTCGATCCTGGCAACTGGAAGAATGgttccttcaatttcaatcAAGTATACACAATTTCCCACCTTGCTNctatttatcaattttttgtttaaatttatttttttttgttaacatcaatttttttttaggaaccACGACGTCCTaccatgatatgatatttgtccattttgaggCTTTACTTATGGCTTTCCCGaaatgcctcgtaccaatCGAGATGTATCATTTACTTATATacccatgatcaacctctTAATAAGgggatgtgggactcctctcccaacaaatctgttaagaatgagatagaaaatataattgggaaggTGTGTATTATCcttgatattgatatcctttaaataggatacaaactaatacaaatgaggaaaatataaaataattaaataccagaataaaataaaatatactataagtcaaatcataaataaagaatattatgatataatactgagatatattctataaataatatatactctagatattatatctcaatactccccctcaagttggagagtgtatgtcaatcacacccaacttgtctttcaaaaaataaaattgatgtcttcccaaagctttagtgaaaatatctgccaattgcattttagtcgaaacataacacggtttgatgattccagcttgtaatttttctcgaactatatgacaatctatttcaatgtgtttcgtacgttcgtgaaaaactggattggctgctatgtgtaatgctgcttgattatcacagTACAATAATGCTGGTTCGGACAGTGAAACTTTTAAGTCTTGgagaatgtatcttaaccaagttaactctaaacaagtatttgccatagctcgatactcggcttctactgatgatctggacacattggtttgtttttttgacttccaagaaataattgagtttccaaggaaaatgcagaacccagaaatagaccgtctggaagttcgacaaccaccccagtctgaatcgcaatatgcttgtaatctCAAGTTATTTTCAGATGGTAGTAGAAGTCCTTGACCAGGAGTACCTTTGATGTAtctcagaactcgaagagctgcctcccaatgtggttttcttggttcatgcataaattgactaagcatacgaactgaatacactatgtcaggcctagtaacggttaaatatattaatctgccaaccaaccgtctgtatttacttggatcattcaacttttCTCCTTCTGTTgaagaaagtttcagattttgttcCATAGGAAATTTTTCTGGACGTGCTCCCGTAAGACCTgtgtcttgaagaatgtctagagcatacttcctttgagacataaaGATTCCTTTTCTAGACCTAGAAAATTCAATACCtaggaaatatttcaaattccctaaatctttgataagaaatttctcgagtaaactggtcttgagatgttgaatttctttgagatcattgcctgtcaacagaatatcatcaacatagataagagctgcagtgaaagaagtacctttactcttagtaaataaagagtaatctgctttggactgagtgtagcctgcattttgtatagtggtagagaatatggagaaccaattgcgagaagcctgttttaaaccataaagagatttatggagccgacatactgtattctccccctgtcggcgaatacctggtggtaaagacatatagacttcctcgtctagattaccatggagaaaggCATTTTGAACATCTAACTGATGAGTGAACCAGTTTCGAGCAGCGGCAATagtgagtaagcaacgaagtgtagtaagtttcgctgtaggagaaaatgtctctttgtaatcaacaccttcaacctgagtgtatccctttgctaccagtcgagctttataacgttcaacagaaccatcagagttgtatttaatcttgtacacCCAACGACAGCCAATAGGTTTATGGCCAGGTggt is part of the Cucurbita pepo subsp. pepo cultivar mu-cu-16 chromosome LG12, ASM280686v2, whole genome shotgun sequence genome and harbors:
- the LOC111807030 gene encoding uncharacterized protein LOC111807030, which codes for MASSASSPFTKLHFPHSPLPQPPANSCAQFLCKSIFFCFFLLLLPLFPSEAPHFVDHTLFTKFWELFHLMFVGIAVSYGLFSTRNNQMNVDEPRYSSFENPQSYLSKMLYVASIFDDVDDFGVSDERKVSEVLYIQPKLGSASDFNAQSRHQEKLRYSIPKKRYENSYEFADTDNVAHACKSRYTRGGSVVVVPETNRSSSGGIVNYKPLGLPVRSLRSSLTESDDVEFDCGDESCLSSKSSPRSSENNCEGNSEFGDDCCVNLEEKFDETAIASMSSFQLREKFGKKVIRERGFGNAVLRPSHFRPPSIDETQFESLKKSGSLHSNLSQSSQTSSLSSSLSSTTRQHRKMSSLSNISYKSLHSRQYSMSSVSENSRGSSEDPLIEQENSSECNESVVSSPRSDRNFASIPKALSQGKSVRRIRANAAAMEDMKAQEMHRKQVKQDDIIGNKFEEGGMSPPYMREDGTGHGWPDVVNPNASNMNRFPKTTFLGIKEQKEETESVVADDSKDDSEGEDESLFASSDEEAGSSMAGDSESGAFEVDKKAGEFIAKFREQIQLQRMASVEKRLRGGGGGGGWGSFSSTSSSYFS